The genomic DNA CCCATCATGCTGTCTCTACTTACAGCATTACTGTAGGTGAGTTTTTTTTAAGCTGCTACATATTCTACCTACATCACATAAAAAAATTAAGAGATGCTCAGTTTTCACTTTCTTCACACATCTGAAACATACAGAAATTTTTAAATGGGTTGTTAAGGAAATTCTATTTACCATTTCTGTTTTGTGCCACTGTAAAATACAGCCCCAGACAACTAAAGCTGTGCTCCAACAGGAGACCCGTACTGAGTGCTGCACAGGGCTTGTGTTCCACTCTTGACCAGACCTAACAAAGCTCTAAGTTTTTTTAATCTTACCTTAACTTTTCCCTCCTCGAGCTGAGCTTGCCGAAATCTTGCCAAGGCCGTcctagagaaaagaaaggaagcacATTGAATTTTATaaatctgctttccagcaggtacaGGTTTTGATCTGCATGTTTATTACAGACTTAATTACAGTCTGTAGAAAACAAAGGCTTGAACGTATTCATTGACTGGCTCTTCCTGATAGTGATTTCTTCAAGGCTAGTAAACCTTAGTGGTTATTTTCTGAGATAAATACAAATCCTGGTAAGCACctaattcatttttctgtttagcATATGCCAGCATGTTAGATAATAGCAGCAAACCAACATCAACGAGTTATAAGCACAAGCATAAAGTCAACATATCTTAGCAAACAAAAgactcaagaggaaaaaaaagcttcagtAAGGAAAGCAGATGTTAGTAAACAAGCTTATTAACATTACCAAAATATTCTGAGTCTCTCGCAAGTGAGCAGACTACACACACTACAGTTTTTAATACACTTTTATTTGCTAGACATTTAGTGGTTGCATTAAAAAGCACAAAACTACTGAGCACATTTAATGCCTTCAGCAGCACACTTGTGCCCTGCATCTACACCGCTTCTCCAGGCTCCAGCTGCTGTGAAGAGGCATTTCCAGAACAAAACCCACCCAAATGCACTGGATGGGATCCCCCCAAGAGCACCTCACCAGGCAGCACACAGCTCTGAGTCACTGCGACAAGCTCACAAAATATTTTAGGGAAAAGAATAAACAGGAGACAAATATGTTGAAGAGCCTCTAATCTAGCAGTTCCCAATACGTGGTCTGCAGATCTTTATGAAAAGTACTCaagaaagcaaatacaaaattaaatatgCCAAAAAACACTGGCTTAGCCCAAGCAAGAATTATCCTTGAACCAATGCTGACAGATTCCTCTCTAGCCTGGCATCTGCTTCAAAACCAGGAACTGCCTAAAACCGTAACGGGCCATTAGAACCCATTTCACCACGTTTCTCATGCAGCTCTTGCTGCAGTTTCTCCCCTGCAGCAGCTGTAGCAGCACCTGCATGCTCTACAACACCAATACCCAGTTACAGGGGTCACCTGTCTCTGTGTTCGCATCGCCTCTAGACCAGCATAACCAGTCTTAAGGCTGTGAAAAttctgaggggtctggagcatcttatgaggagagactgagagagctgaggctgttgacctggagaagagaagctgagagagatctgatcaatggatcagtagctcagggtgggtgtcagaggatggaccagactctgttcagtggtgcccaacaccagggtgaggggcaacgggcacagactgaaacacaggaggctccatctgaacataaggagaaacttgtttgctgggaggtgccagagcctggcccaggctcctcagagcgggtgtggagtctccttctctgagacattcaaacccgcctgggatcctgtgtgatctgctctgggaccctgcgtgagcaggggttggactggggatctACAGAGAGTCCTGCAACCCTAACGATCCTGTGATAACACACACTCTCAGGGATTTAAAAACAGCCAAACAGTGAATCCCCGTGGGCAAGTGTGACCCCCTGGGTGTGAGCCATGGCACAGGTGACACCACACACAGCCAGAGCCCCGGTCTGCAGGGCAGGAGACACAGGAGCTCGGTCACGCTGCCTGAGCAGCAACATGGACACCACAAGGTCCCTGGCAGGTCTGTGCCCTCCGCCCAGAGCCGGCGGTGCCGGGAAGGATCCCGGGCTGCCCGCAGCTCCCCCGTGCCGCACTCACATGGCCTTCTCCGCGTTCCGAGCCTGCAAGAGAACACAGACAGGCTGTCATTGCGGGCCGCCGGCACCAGCCCGTTCCtcaccctccccagccccagccgcCGCCCCAGCGCCCATGGCGGGGCAGAGAGCGGCGAAGGCCCCACACTCACCATGGCGACACCGCGTTCCGCAGCCCCGCCAGATCCGTCCCAGAAATGGCGCCGGTCCGCACTGCGCACGCGCGCACCCACGGGCCGGTTCCCGCCTCTCCCGGCTGCGCGTGCGCAAAGGGAGGCACGGTGGCCGGCCCAACTGCGCATGCGCACGGCCCGCGGCGGGCGGGagccgcggggccgcccgccgaCGCTCGGTGtgtgcagccgccgccgcggttTGTTCATCGTGTTGCTCGCCCCAGGGGCTGCGGTGCTGCCGGGCGGGAAAACCCGTTGTTCTGCGCGGCGGGAACGCGGCAAACGGAACGTGTGAGGCTCGCGGTAACAACCCGTGCTGCAGGAGCCCAAAATGACCCAGAAATGATCAGGCCGTACAGCTGCTTTTAGAGTTCAATCCCTCCCCGTCCCCAACTGTGGAATGGTTGCTGCTCCTCTGGaagcctggaatattgtgtccagttgtggcccctcagttccagaaggacagggaactgctggagagagtccagcgcagccaccaagatgctgaagggagtggagcatctcccgtgtgaggaaaggctgagggagctggggctctggagctggagaagaggagactgaggggggactcattcatggggatcaatatggaaaggggcagtgtcaggaggatggagccaggctcttctcagtgacaaccagtgataggacaaggggcaatgggtgcaaactggaacacaggaggttccactggaagaggagaagaaacttcatcctggtgagggtggcagagcctggcccaggctgcccagggaggttgtggagtctccttctctgcagacattcaaacccgcctggacaccttcctgtggaacctcagctgggtgttcctgctccatggggggattgcactggatgagctttacaggtcccttcccatccctaaaGCCTCCCCCCTGTGCTGCTGAAAGCCCCAGACCTAGTGTTGTTCCTGGGAGCTCACAACCTCGAGGGATATCACATCTCATTTAGCAGCTTTGCTTCCAACACAGCTCAAAATTTAACTGCTTAACTGCAACCCAGATCCAGGAGACAACAGCCCCAGTTTAGTTTTTCTCTCACACAGCTGCTGTTCACACTGGTTTTCTCTGTGAATTCACACACAACCAGCATCACAGGCCCATTTTTCAACTACTTCTGTGCCTTCTTCAGCCATTTGTACCGAAACACTTCCGCAGCTCCTGAGCACGCAGGGACACACCACTCGGGCAGGACTGGCTGCTCCAGTGATTCACATTTTGATGTTGTCACATGGAAACACACAACGGTACAAAAGAAAAGTCCAAACTAAACTGTTTTACACCTCCACATACCCCTTTTTAATGTGTTACTTTGCACTGTGTACATGagaaccaaaaataaacaaaaggaacTTTAGCCAgactccccttcctcctccagctTTATTGAtagtttaaaattacattttctatGTTCTAGGACTTCAATTGCTTTTACCATCTTACTTTAAAAACTGATTACAAGCAAATGAAACTCAGTTGTCTAAGTGATATAGTATACAAAAATAACATCTTGATTTCtgtgaaaatgcatttatttgcaaCTCCTGAATAGCTCCAAATTGTATATGCTATGAGCAGTGATGTCTGGGTTTCAGATttactttgaaatatttattcaaaAGCTTCCCATTACGTTCTGTATCTCCAACGTGAACATTCGTTGACTGAATTACTGTTACTTTTAAGGTTATTcctgatttctctctctctctctcatggcCATTAACAGGCATGTGCATCGTGTTTGTTTACTCCCACTCAGCTATATGCTCTAGCTAGGGCCTGATACAGATATTACTTGGTGTTAACAGCTACTGAGGTCAGACAATCCAAGGCCATTGTGATAAAATTAAAGTTATGAGGAAGTTTCGACACTTCCAGAATTTCTTTCCTCCTGCATAGGATCACTTCCCTGTAACCCAGAGAGGGTTTTTGCTGGTCTGACTCAACTCTTCCCACTCATCAATCCCTATTCACCAGTGGCACGGAAAGGGGGTTCTTTAACAAAGCATTATACATAACACCTCTACCAAACTAAACATAAACATTTTTTGTAGTTAAATGCAGAAAGTTGATTTTTCCACCCCTTTCCTCCTTTTACACGGCAAGTAAAGCTCACTGGCCTGGGAGTAGCCTCTATCTGCCAACCTTTGGCCAGTGAAGAGGattcagagaaaaataatacaacCATCAATCGAAAAAGGAGGGGcgacaaaggaaaataattaggCTGTAGCTTCAATTGTGCATTCCCGTGCAAGGTGCCCTGACTCGCCGCAGCGATAGCAGTTGACTTCACTGGTCTTGCTGCAGTTGATGGCTACATGGCCAGTTTCACCACACCTGCGAAAAGCAAAGGATTTTATCAAAACCAGCCACAACAGTTCCACAGAAAAGCCATCCTGTTCTGTCAGCTACATTCTCTTCTTGTATTTTGTACAACACTAGTTCTGTATTCAAGGCTTCTACTGCAATGTTCAAGAATTCTTTTAAGACAAACTTGCCTTATGTCAGAGCCAAAAACTGCTCCCCGACTGATCCACTCACATTAATTAATCACAATCTGTGTCAAATCACTGTACAGAAGGGTTTTTTATAAGCAACAAAAAACTGCGTGTCAGGTTTTGCCTGCTCTGATATTTCTGACTGCAGTTTAACCTTGAGAGGAATCAGTTTGAACTCAAACGCACAATGTTCTCTCGTCTTCCTCACACAGGGGGACTCTTGCAGAATCCTGCACTCAGGAACACACTGTTTCTAGCACAGGCCTGCGTTCAAAAACCAGACAGCATTTTGAAGCTGGTGTTTCAAACTCATTCAACACCCACCTGTATGCACAGTTCCTACAACCAAGACATCTCCAGTGTGTATTCCTGCTGTGCTGGCTGTGTCAGTCAGCCAACTTGGACAGCTTGAATGTGTTAGGTCCAGCTTAAGACACAAGGTATCTAACTAAAGCTTGTGCTACAGGCAAGTACTTTGCATTACCTTCTGCAAAAAGATGCAGCCCTTTCTCCCATGCAGCTTAAGTGATTTAACATCTGCACTGTTCTGGCCATCTAGAGGTGTGCCATTGAATCTGCTTGACTTTGCTAACAAGTGTTTAAGTCTTAGTTTCGAACAAGAATATCTAACTGTTTAAAGAAACGAGCCACCCAGTCAAACCTTAAGCTTCATTTCCTAACCAAAATTAGATACAGAACACATTTACCACTTGAAATACATTTTGCAGCTCTCTTGTCAGTTCTTACCTATAGCATTTCACTTTGGTGCAGTCTTTTTGAATGTGTCCAAACTCTCCACAAGAATAGCACTTCTGCTCGTCTGCGTGGTCGCAGTCCCGAGCCAGGTGGCCGGGTTTGCCGCAGTTGTAGCAGCActgctccctctccctcttcgGCTCCTTGCAGTCCTTCGCAATGTGGCCACCTCTACCGCAGTTATAGCAGGCTTCCACAATAAGAAAAACATACCAAACAAGACTATAAAACCTTGGTAGCGGGAGATGTAGCATGCTTCTATGAGGGACATAAACAGCTTGTTTCCAGTGACTTATCAGTGTATTATGTCCTCCTCTTCAACCACAGATCTCTGTCCATGGGATTGAAGAGGTAGAATATTTAGTGATACTTACCATCCTCCTGAAGATCACAGTCCTTGGCAAGATGGCCAGACTCACCACAGCGGTAACAGATATCCGGGAGAGATGAAGACATGAACTGGAAGCCTGCTTGAAATGggtaacaggagaaaaaaaggctTAAGGATTAAGTTAAGAATATTCTTAAGAATTAATCAAGGACACTGCTAGTTGAATCGCAAACTTAACTTCATGCTCAGAGGCCCCTGGTAAAGTCCTTACGCAAAGGTAAGAACCAGCAaaattactgatttgtgtccTAACTTTGTTCACTTCAGACTAACAAAGCCAGTTTTACACACTATTCAAGCAGTCAGCTAGAGATCTTACTGTACAAACAAACAGAGCCACAGCCATCAATCACCTCTGCCACGGCTTCTCATCCCACGACCACGGCCAATTCCAGTCGGGCACTCCCGAGCCCAGTGGCCAGTGCGTCCACACTTGAAGCATTCGTTGCTGCTCATGGCTGCAgatcacctggggaaaaaaagacattttcagaaCACCTTCTTCCCCAGTCAAGGGCTGCATTTAAATAAGAGACAGCGGTTTTGCACCCTCCCAGCGGAGGCAATGAAAACCAAGCAGGACTTCTGGCTAACTCAGGACTTCCTCGTACAATATCTGATCCTGACTATTAAAACCACTGTAGAGCATAGAAGTTTGTCTATGCTTTGCTAGGAGTAAAGCAGCTGTGAGGAGCCAGAGAGACAGTGTACTACAGAACTTGCCCTCCCATTTTTGTATTCAGTCTTCTCTTCAAAAACTTGTTCCCCACAGTTAAACCCAAAAGCCAACTACTTATCTCTACAAGGTTTTCCTGGTAGTTGTTAGCACTGCCTCTTAAACTGGTAGTTAATACATTAACCGATCAAGCTTCATTCTAGATGCTAATTGTAAGAATAGGTGATATTACACCTAAAGCCTAAAAGAAGACATTAGCTTGACACTTGAAGACTTCTTTTATGACCTAAATAGCAGTTAAACTGAGAAACAAGAATTACAACCTCAACGTATTAACCCACAGCTCAAGAGGCATACACTTCACCCCCAGgtttacatgaaagaaaatgtttgAGAGACTTGGTTTCCCTAAAAGACACCAGACACTTGCCAAATCTCTAGAAGGTTAATTGGGAAAACATCCTTAGAACGCCAGGGAGCCATCAGCCAGGCCCGCCACACAAGATTAACCCGCTTCTTTTGCCCATACTGGGGAATGGAGGTTTCACTGAGCAGGAGTCCATCTGGCACAGGCCACGAGGCAGCAGCCACGACGGGGCAGGTCAAACAGACCACAGTCCCAGTACCATAATCCCCGCAGCTGTACAACAGTTCCACAAGACTTTCAGAGCCAGAAGGAACAAGGAAGTTAAgcatttaaatttgaaatattttttaaagtgtgcTCAAGACAAGTTTAAAGTCCACTAGTTTAAAAATATACCTGTCAAGCTTTGTTTTGATGAAGTCTCCTTAAGTTTAAATACTTCACATGCTTTCTCCCAATTAATTATTCTTAACCCAACAGAAACAACCATTATCTGGTTGGTTTGGTCAGTTCACCTGATCCCCCATGAAGATAATCCTCCTGTAACCCTTACTACTTGTTACAGGACGCTCCTCTCCCCCTCAAACCTCCAAGCATCCCAGATTACCAGGAGCCTTCCTGAGTTGTGCCTTGAAAAAAGCCACTACAGAAGCAGTAATAACAACACATGACCTCAAGAGGGAACCAGAATTAGCATCCTGACATTTAGAGCTTAAACGGAGAGTGTGTATCTAAACACGAATTTTTATTTAGAGTTATTTTTAAAGTACTCCAACACTGCAGAAATTTAATGTGGCATTTTAGCCACTCCTCCCTCAAAAAAGTTCCCCTCTCTCCAATCATCTTCAGCACAGAAGCAAGCATCCATCCTTCCAGCCACAGTAGAAGCCTGAGAATTCAAAGTACACAAGACAAACTCCAGTATGCTACTGCTGTAACCCCATATCCATCTTCCAGCTGGACCAGATGATGgtatttgctcttaaaatgaagCCTGTAATGCAAGGATGCAAGATCTTAAACAGACattaacacaaacaaaacaactggTTAGCTGAGCATTTCAGAGATCACTTGGATTTTACACACAAGCCAGTCTTCTCCGCTTCATCCCAGTGCTGAAGGTTTCAAACTATCTTATCAGGACACCCAAGGGTGAGGAGCTGTCTGTGCTGGTGGCACTTGCTGCGCTGTTGTTTATGCCCGTTTCCATAGCAACCATGTGACACTGCAGAACCAGAACACCACAAAGCTCACTGAGCTGGGCTCAGGCACAACAGTTGATGCCACTTTTAATTTCAAGAAGGACAAGATGGGGTCTCTGTATTAGATACCCTGACACATTCTTAACTTGCAACTCTTAGAAACatcttcacagatgttaacagcCACCAGACCCTCATTCAAACCATGAACTCAATACAGCAGAAAGTGACAGGATTGAACATTGCCAGTAGTTATCCATACCAAGAACCGAATGTAAACAGCTACATTAGCATATGGCAAAACACAAATGTTTAATAGGTAAGCTAGACATACTTCAGTACAGAAACTTTTTCACTGTGTATCTAAGATTATTATCTAGGCTGTCATTGTGCCAGTCGGGGTCAGGATCCG from Patagioenas fasciata isolate bPatFas1 chromosome 10, bPatFas1.hap1, whole genome shotgun sequence includes the following:
- the CNBP gene encoding CCHC-type zinc finger nucleic acid binding protein isoform X2 — translated: MSSNECFKCGRTGHWARECPTGIGRGRGMRSRGRGFQFMSSSLPDICYRCGESGHLAKDCDLQEDEACYNCGRGGHIAKDCKEPKREREQCCYNCGKPGHLARDCDHADEQKCYSCGEFGHIQKDCTKVKCYRCGETGHVAINCSKTSEVNCYRCGESGHLARECTIEATA
- the CNBP gene encoding CCHC-type zinc finger nucleic acid binding protein isoform X4, translating into MSSNECFKCGRTGHWARECPTGIGRGRGMRSRGRGFQFMSSSLPDICYRCGESGHLAKDCDLQEDACYNCGRGGHIAKDCKEPKREREQCCYNCGKPGHLARDCDHADEQKCYSCGEFGHIQKDCTKVKCYRCGETGHVAINCSKTSEVNCYRCGESGHLARECTIEATA
- the CNBP gene encoding CCHC-type zinc finger nucleic acid binding protein isoform X1 → MSSNECFKCGRTGHWARECPTGIGRGRGMRSRGRAGFQFMSSSLPDICYRCGESGHLAKDCDLQEDEACYNCGRGGHIAKDCKEPKREREQCCYNCGKPGHLARDCDHADEQKCYSCGEFGHIQKDCTKVKCYRCGETGHVAINCSKTSEVNCYRCGESGHLARECTIEATA
- the CNBP gene encoding CCHC-type zinc finger nucleic acid binding protein isoform X3, with amino-acid sequence MSSNECFKCGRTGHWARECPTGIGRGRGMRSRGRAGFQFMSSSLPDICYRCGESGHLAKDCDLQEDACYNCGRGGHIAKDCKEPKREREQCCYNCGKPGHLARDCDHADEQKCYSCGEFGHIQKDCTKVKCYRCGETGHVAINCSKTSEVNCYRCGESGHLARECTIEATA